A region of Pseudobdellovibrionaceae bacterium DNA encodes the following proteins:
- a CDS encoding 23S rRNA (pseudouridine(1915)-N(3))-methyltransferase RlmH has translation MKNTFLCTQHNEAWALQAQQHYEQKINYFINFNIHSTKTKSLSREQKALKKEEDSKSLLKKIKPNSTVILFDERGKLCSSSLEFSKELISVWEGSPSQVYFIVGGAYGVNEKIKALSNKSLSLSRQSFNHHLAQIMALEQIYRSLSIWKNRPYHNS, from the coding sequence ATGAAAAACACTTTTCTTTGCACGCAACATAATGAAGCTTGGGCCTTACAAGCTCAACAACACTATGAACAAAAAATTAATTATTTTATTAACTTTAATATTCACAGTACCAAAACAAAAAGTCTTAGCCGCGAACAAAAAGCTCTTAAAAAAGAAGAAGACTCTAAAAGTTTACTAAAAAAAATTAAACCCAACAGTACAGTTATTTTATTTGATGAACGAGGCAAGCTTTGTTCGTCCTCGCTAGAATTTTCTAAAGAATTAATTTCCGTTTGGGAGGGCTCTCCTTCACAAGTTTATTTTATTGTTGGAGGAGCTTATGGCGTTAATGAAAAAATAAAAGCCCTGTCCAACAAAAGCTTAAGCTTGTCTCGTCAAAGCTTTAACCATCACCTTGCTCAAATTATGGCTTTAGAACAAATTTACAGAAGCCTTAGTATTTGGAAAAATCGCCCCTACCACAACTCCTAG
- a CDS encoding methylmalonyl-CoA carboxyltransferase, translating to MKTKQKNSDLLQQKIAQALAGGGEARTAKYKATNRLLARERIEFLLDKDSFVETDQLRKHRCQNFGMEQ from the coding sequence ATGAAAACAAAACAAAAAAACAGCGACCTTCTTCAGCAAAAAATAGCCCAAGCTTTAGCTGGTGGTGGCGAAGCACGAACCGCTAAATACAAAGCCACTAATCGCCTGCTAGCCCGAGAGCGTATTGAATTTTTATTAGACAAAGACAGCTTTGTAGAAACCGATCAATTAAGAAAGCATCGCTGCCAAAATTTTGGAATGGAGCAAGA